A genomic window from Ascaphus truei isolate aAscTru1 chromosome 1, aAscTru1.hap1, whole genome shotgun sequence includes:
- the LOC142493199 gene encoding uncharacterized protein LOC142493199, producing the protein MLQSQLRELRTHLQDTKEKWVNAEEKQRVLQEESFQTAYKIRMLQDYLSTQCVPKEQHEELKATLSITRASLEEELKLAAEHTSQQLTALQAQIAELKTQLAKKEEREKVSVCQVAGLTQRYEVKMADACKLLDHTACDKVRLQLELDNAREEYRQLQIRNEEDETYLSFTLSQLGDMESRLNSKEAELTTALSGKRSAEGQLQELKNQIDGLNENLGDTTKRQSQKETTESEYVPSAACEEPDVSVPDAPAMTLDGSLVKFLAMPNILDADANALVMRINAPLTDFPSALDVHIKLAFHQDFPEDPGGLSGVVADPYVPAKHGVLSEGHRESAFHQGHLAKPGGLSGGSTGSSAPAVKTSARSSAYLRKSDAYSAEPVTYSVKSSLLLTDSLAFGLMHPDIQLFRERIEFLCRLSDGLFQSVPGEYSLPADKPPEVGHLESTFHQGLREEPGGSSGERS; encoded by the coding sequence atgctgcagagtcagctgcgagaactgcgtacacatctgcaggacaccaaggagaaatgggtgaatgctgaagaaaagcagcgagttctgcaggaagaaagtttccagactgcctacaaaataagaatgctgcaagattatttgagtacccagtgtgtccccaaagagcagcatgaggagctgaaggccacactgagcataaccagagcctcgctggaggaagagctaaagctagcagctgaacacacatctcagcagctcacagcgctgcaggcgcagatcgctgagctcaagacacagcttgccaaaaaggaggagagagagaaggtgtccgtctgtcaagtggctggcctgacacagcgctatgaggtcaaaatggccgatgcctgcaaattattggaccacacagcctgtgataaggtccggctgcagctggagctggacaatgcccgggaggagtaccggcagctgcagatcagaaatgaagaagatgaaacatatttaagctttactctgagtcagctgggagatatggagtcgcgactcaactccaaagaagccgaactgacaactgcattgagtgggaaaagaagtgcagaaggacagcttcaagagctgaaaaatcaaatagatggtcttaatgagaatttaggtgataccacgaaacggcagtcacaaaaagagaccacggaaagtgaatatgtcccctctgccgcatgtgaagagcctgatgtatctgttcccgatgctcctgctatgacgttagacggatccctggtgaagttccttgctatgcctaatattcttgatgccgatgccaacgctcttgtgatgaggataaatgcacctctcacagatttcccatcagcacttgacgtacacattaagttggccttccatcaagatttccctgaagaccctggagggttgtccggcgttgttgctgatccctatgttcctgcaaaacatggagtgttgtccgaaggccatcgtgagtcggccttccatcagggacaccttgctaaacctggagggttgtcaggaggatctactggctcctctgctcctgctgtgaagacaagcgcacgttcttccgCTTATCTACGAAAATCTGATGCGTactctgctgagcctgtgacctactctgtaaagtcaagcttactgctcacagattctctggcgtttgggttgatgcatcctgacattcaactgttccgagagagaattgaattcctctgtcggctttctgatggactttttcaatCTGTACCTGGggagtactctctgcccgctgacaaaccaccagaggtgggtcaccttgagtccacttttcatcaaggcctccgggaagagcctggaggatcgtccggagaacgctcttga